Below is a window of Cytobacillus firmus DNA.
CAATGAGCATAGGGCGCATTAAAATGTACGGGAAGTAAATTTCATGAATTCCGCCGAAGAAGTGAATGATTCCGGCACCTGGAGCAGATTTCTTTGCATTGCCTTTTCCAAAGAACATGTAAGCAAGCAAAACACCAAGACCAGGTCCAGGATTCGCTTCAAGCAGGAACAGGATGGATTGTCCTGTTTCTTTTACCTGCTCAACGCCGATTGGCGACAGAACACCGTGGTTGATGGCATTGTTCAGGAATAATACCTTTGCCGGTTCAATCAGGATGCTTGTCAGCGGAAGCAGCCCTGTGCCAATCAGCCAGTCCACACCTGCTACAAGCCAGCCTGTGAATTCATCAACTGCAGGCCCAATACCAAGGAACGCAAGGATGGCCAGAATGGCACCAAGAATTCCTGCTGAGAAGTTGTTCACGAGCATTTCAAAGCCTGCACGCACTCGGCCTTCAACCAATTGATCAAATTTCTTAATCACATAGCCCCCGAGAGGACCAATTACCATGGCGCCAAGGAACATTGGAATTTCTGCCCCGGCAATTACCCCCATTGTCGCGATGGCACCAACAACGGCACCGCGCTGATCATGAACAAGCTTACCTCCGGTGTATCCGATTAACAGCGGAAGCAAGTATGTCACCATTGGCCCCACCATTTTGGCAAGGCTTTCATTTGGAATGAAACCAGTAGGTATAAATAAAGCTGTAATAAGACCCCATGCTATAAAAGCTGAGATATTTGGCATCACCATGGAGCTCAGGAAGTTACCGAACTTTTGTACAGCAACTTTTAGATTAGATTGAGCCATTTACACTCATCCTTTCAAAATAAGTACTTTATTACTAATGGTAAAGTACATAACCGCCGGACTCAACAAAGGAGAAACCTAACTTTGTCGCAGGACTGATGACAAAACTATAGTTTCTCCTATATCAGGTTGAGTTCTCCGCTATTTCCCTACTTATTCACTTCAATGACCTCTGTTGCCTGCACGGGTTTTCCTCCAGCCATTAATGCTCCGTGATTGTTCGAATTAAGGGTTATGGTTATCTCATTCCTGCCTTCCTTCAGTTTGCCTAAATGATAGTACTCTCCGTATAGGCGGCTGATTTTTTTGCCGTTTATGTATAAGTGGGCATGTCCCTCATTATAGCTTGGCTTATTCTCGCCAACCTTCTCAGGGGCAAAAGCAAAATGAAACAGATTCAGCTTTAAAAGCCATGTATCCGGACCATCAGAGGATACGGATAAGTTTACAGCCGGAATCTCATTTCCTTTCGGAATTTCCACATATCCATGTGCCATGTGATCCGCAGCACCGGTCTGATTATGAGGATTTTGACTGGTGTAAAAATAAAAAAAGCCTAAGAAAATAACGATAAAACTGATTAAGCTTCTTGCTTTTTTCATCATGCTTCCTTCTCCATCCTCTTAATCATAAACCCAATTATGACAAGCAATAATCCGATTGCCAGAAAGGCCAGATCATAGAACAAAGGGTTTTCTGCCAATGGCCTGACACGGTGAACCTGGAGGATGTGATGGTCTACAATCCCTTCGACAATATTAAAGGCGCCTCCCCCAATAAATATACCTCCAGTGAAGATCTTCCAGCTGGTGCCCAATTCATCTTTGCGGGCATCCTGAAAAATCTTCATGCCGCCCCAAAGCAGCTTCGCCGAAAATAATGCCGTAAACAAACCATCTGTAAAAATTTCGAGTTTGATATTTGGACTCAGTATCATATGATGCCATTGCAGCAGCTGATGAAATACGATGCCATCAATCGCCCCTACCAGACCAAGCCCGAGTATTAACCCGGCTATGAATAAATTTTTGTTTTCTTTTTTCATAAAAGCACCCTCCGAAAAACATTCATACATCGATTAGTGCCCAAAATGGAGAGGAATTATTCTTATAGATCAAATTTACCCGCAATAAAAGGAAGAGGCATCTCCTCTTCCCAGTCTTATTCAATATATTTATAGCTGTTGAAATTATAAATTTGAACGTTAACCCTAATGTCAGTCAGAGAGTCTTCCTCCAAAAAAAATTTGCCTGTCCTTTTTAACTCTGCGAATTGCTCAGGATGCATGCGAAACCATTTTTCGCCGGCATTCAGGTAATCAATTTTATTTTCGACTCCATCCTGATAAAAAGTTTTTAGCTTTGTTTTTATTTCCTCTTCAGCGAGGCTGGTTAACCTGCTTATTGGAATGTCCTGTACTTTTTCCAATAAATCTGCGCGAATGGATAAATCGATTGAAAATTTGGGGGTGGAGGAACCTTCATCATACTTTATTTTCAGTTTTGGACTTTCCAGCTTTACTGCAGCAGCCAATTTACCCTCTTCTTCGACTCTTTCATCAATAGCAATATATTTTTCCAGCAGCCAATCAAGGAATATAGAATCTTCAAATTCAAGCTCCTTCTTATACTCCCTGTTTTGAAAGACGGAATACCCGTCAAAATATAAAACCGGATAATCCTTTTCTGCTTTCCAGCTTGTTTTATTTATTTTTACAAAGGGCAGCCTCGATGAATTCATGGGTTCATAATAATCCCGCAGGAATTTCATTATTGTTACCGGCCTAATTTCATTTTGGGCAATCTCGTAAGTATCCTTTTTAAATAAAACGGTATAGACGGCAGGATAGTTAAACAAGGCATTTATATTAAAAACCTCTTCAATTTCTTCATCAGTTGTGACGACATGAAATGTAGGACGTATGGAACGATTCTTCCCGACTTCCTCCACAACTTCCTTGAACTTGTGCTGAACGATCCGATTGGTAATGACAAGGGTTTTTATATGGCCGAAATATAGAGGAGGTTCGGACATTTTATAGAGATTCCTTACTGCTAAATTTAACGTTTCTCCTTTTGCTGAAGCCACAAAAATAGGGACTGGGTCTGCAGATTTTCCGCCTTCCTGCTTCGCGACATTTATAAAATTTAGTCCTTGGAGATAGACTGTATATTCTTTATTATCATCATCATAGTCCATACCAATCGATACAATATAAGTCAAATCCTGAATGTTTTTGATGCCGGAACAGCCTGAAAGCATGATACAGCATGCCGAAATAATCAGTATGATACTTCTGGCCATTACTTATCCCTCCTGGTCGGATCGTCAGGACTGGTGGATGTTGTACGTGATTTATAAAATTGAACAGGAAGCATCAGAAAAGACTTTATGCTTTCTCTCCAGCTGATCGGAGCCAGAGAAGAAAGATAAGGAACTCCAAATGAAGAGATTGTGGATAAATATAAGACAGTAAGAATATAACATAAGATGACGCCAAATAAGCCTAAAAAAGTACTCATGATGATAACGAAAAACCTTACAATAGTAATGGCAGAACTAAGTGACTGACTCACAAGAGTAAAAGACGAAATATACGTAATCGCCGCGACTACCAGCATCGTTGGAGAGGTTAATCCCGCCCTTATAGCCGCATCACCGACAATTAAGCCCCCCAGTACTGCAACTGTCTGGCCAATGGCTCTCGGCAGTCGGACTCCTGCTTCATTAAATAGTTCAAACAAAAGGAGAATGATGAACATTTCAATTGGTGCACTCAAAGGCAGTCCAAATCTGGATACAGAAATGGTGGCAACGAGCAGGTAAGGAATCTGTTCTATATTAAATGCGGAAAAAGCGATCCATACCCCCGGAAGAAAACCCGATACCGTTATCCCGATCATCCTGATCATTCTTTCCATACTGACAAATGCATAATTCATGTAATAGTCTTCAGGCGATTTCGTCTGCAATAATAAGCTGATTGGTGCATATGTAACAGTGGGATTCCCATCCACCAAAATGGCAAATCGGCCCTGATTCAGTGCCTGCACAATAAAATCCGGGCGGCCGGTATAATCAAGACTGGGGAAAATCGAAAAAGGGCGATCTCTAATTAGAGAGTCGAGTTCATGGATGCTCGTCAAGATATCGAGTTCAACCTTTTCTAGCCTTTTATGAATTTCTTCCAAAACACGATTATCAATAATGTCTTCTATATACATAAGTGCCACTTTGGTTTTGCTCCGTTTTCCAAAGGTATATTTCTCGACACATAACGTACTGGTATTGAGCCTTCTGCGGATTAAAGATATATTGGTCTGTAAATCTTCAACAAATCCGTCCTTTGGACCTCTAATGGAAGTCTCAAGTGCAGATTCTTCCGGTTGGCGCTTCGGAATATTCGCTGCCTTAATACTAAGCAGGTCCTTATCAGCCACGAAAAGATAATTGCCCTCAAAAAGCAATTGCGATAAATCATTAATTGATTTTCCTGTTACCAGGTCAGCTTGAAATAATATCCTGAGCTTTTCTTTTGCCGAACCGCTCTTCGCGGCTGCAATCATAGGTAAAATGTATTGATCCAAATATTGGGTATCGACCAGTGTATCAAAAAATAATATTTCAAACTCTTCATTCTCGGTAACATGTGATTTGCTCACAAAATCGCCGCTTTTGCTAAACTGCTGCTTTAACTCTTCTGTCTTTTGGCAGCCATTCTCGTTATGGTGAGGATTGGACTTTAGAAGTTTTGTTTTTGCCATGTTTTTCATCCCTTTTCTTCAAAACTAATACAATCAACGCTGACAAAAGGATATAAGATAGGAAAAACACCATGCTGACGGGCAGATAATACTTATAAATAAACTGATAAAAAGTGTAAGTTTCTATCTTTATGCTGATTAAACCAACCAGGATGAGGTATAAAATAATGACTAATTTGGGGTTTAATCGATAATGTTTCTTTTTAGCGGAAAAAAATGTGCCTGCTAAATACATAAATAATCCGATTCTGATAAGTGCCCCGCTCAGCCACTGAAATAAGGCGAGAAAGTCCAGATGAGAGATATACTCACCAATGCTTAAAACTCTCCATTGCTCATGGGCAGGGTAAAGGAATCTTGTTGCTTCCTCAGGTCCAAATTCCATGATTGCCGCTGTGAGCGGCCCCAAAGTCAGACCTGTTAAAAGAGTCAGAAGAAAAATTAAATGCTTCAACTTAAAGGATTTCTGTGAATAAGGCTGCAGTAAAAGAATAATATAAACCTCAAGTAATCCTGAAAGAGTATAGACAATCCCGATCATGATGGGTTCAAAACCATCTGCAAGGACTGGAAACAGCAGGCCGGGTTCCTTCAATCTTGTGTTGGTAATGGAAATAAATACACCAAATAGCATGACAAACGGCAGGAGCACCCCGCTTGAGATCGCCATATATTTCACACCGGCCTGTGTCATAATGAAGCAAACGATTATTAGCATGATGTTAATCAATAAAACAGAGGAATCTGCTAGGAAAAATGCATTTAACCAGATCACTAAGTCCCTGAACGTTATATAAGTGCTCGTAATCAAAAAGACGATAACAGGGATAGACAGCAGAATGGACATCATTTTTCCAAGTCGCTTTCTCAGCATTGGGAAGAAACCATCATCTGTAGAATTTTTAAGTATGTAATAGATAAGACATATTAATATTACCGAGATCGGATAAGCTGCAATCACACTAAGCCAGCTGTCTCTGCCGGCAGCTGTCAATAAATTAGGGATCAATATTACATGGTTAAGCAAGCCTGTGGACAGGATCATTAATAACATTAGTTGTCTGGGTATAAGTACTTTAACTAAATTTTGCATATATATCTCCAGCTATTTATTTTAATTAATATACTTACCAGACAAGTGAAATTTATGTAATGAGATAGTAAAGAGGGATGAAACGAAAGCTGATTGCTTTCATTTCATCCCTCTCCTTTTAATTTCCTTGATGATGTTCTTCCTCGGCAGCCATGGCATCTGCCTTTGTTTTATGCACGGTTCCAAACGGATGCTGCGGCGGCGCATAAATGGAATAAAGCTTAAGTGGCTTATTGCCTGTATTAATCAGATTATGATATTTGCCTGCAGGAATGATAATCGCAAAATCATCCGCTACTTTCCGCTGAAAATCCAGCCGGTCAGGACTATCCCCCATATAAACCATTCCTTCACCATCTTCAAGTCTCAGGAATTGATCGAGCTCCGGATGAACCTCAAGGCCAATATCCTCGCCAACATTGATGCTCATTAATGTCAGCTGCAAATGCTTTCCAGTCCATAGGGCTGTCCGGAAGTTGTTATTTTTCTTCGTTGCTTCCTCAATATCCACGACAAATGGCTGCGGACCGAAATCGGTCACCCGGTTATTAAGTGAGACTAATCGCGCTGCATTTTCCTGTTCGCCGCTCATTGCCCATAAGAATACATTTTGAACCTGTGGAAGCTGAGTAAGCACGGAACCCCTTTGGTTCTCCTCGAAACCTTCCATTTCGATTTGATATGCCATGCGCAATCCATCACGGTAATGATCAATGGCAACATGGCCGACCTGATACTCAGGCTGTTTCCCTGTTAAATTGTAATAAAGGTTGCAAAAATGGTTTAAATAGATTTTCTTTCCTTCGATTGCCTGAATAATGTTCTGCTTGTGCTCTTCATTTGGAGCATGCTCTGCCAGCTGAGTGTATAACTCAAGTACAGATGCCTCCCTTTTGACTCCTTCAAGAACCGTTTCACAAAGCTGCTGAAAATGATCCTGATTGCTTCTTAACATCTCGTCAGTATGATATACAGGTGAATGAGGCTGTGGGTAGTAAGGATAGGAATACGCATTAGGATGATACAATACTTGTCATTCCCTTCACAGAATTATCACCACATCATATGCCTATGAAAAAAGAAGGTACATTGTTTTATTAAGTTGGGCTTATGTACGCAAAAAGAACCAGTCATGTCCCTGACTGGTTCTCTTTTCATGAATGAATTATTTTTTTGGAATTTCACAGCCGTCGTCATCACAGATCATACCGTCATTGTCATTTAGAACAGTTATCTCGTCCTCTGCAATAATCTTTTGCAGCGCTTTAATGATCATCTCTGTTGGCTGTGCTCCGCTCAGTGCGTACTTCTTATTAATAAGAAAGAACGGTACTCCTGTAATGCGGTACTGCTGCGCCAATTGCTCATCTGCACGGACTTCATCCGCAAACGCATCGCCGGCAAGCATTTGTTCAGCTTCTTCACGGTTCAGGCCAACTTCTTCTGCTAACTGGGCTAACGCCGCAGGATCTCCGATATGCCTGGAATCTGTAAAGTAAGCACGCAGCAGCCGTTCTGTCATTTCTTTCATTAACCCTTTTGTTTTGGCAAACATCGTCAGACGGTGTGCGTTAAACGTATTAGTGAGAACGATGGTATCAATGTTGAATTCCAGTCCGGCGTTTCTCGCCATCTGCACCATGTTTTGCGTGTTGGCTTTCGCCTGCTCAATCGTCATCCCATATTTCTTCGCCAATTTCTCATACATGTTATCCTGAATATCCCGCTCTGCCGTCGGGTCCAGCTCGAAGCACCTGTAAGTCACTTCGATTGGATGATTAATCTGTTTAATGGCATCCTCCAGATGCCTTTTGCCAATATAGCAAAACGGTCAAGCGAAGTCAGTCCACATTTCAATATGCATACCTGATTCCTCCCATACAGTATTTTCTTCTTTAGTATAGTTGGGGGGATTTTATTTTACACGGAAAAAGCTCAGAGCCAGGGTTTGCTGATGTAGGTTTGTGACGCTTACCGTTCTGGTGATGGAAGGTTTGAGCGTTCTTGAGCGAGAATATAGACCATTTCTCTTGGGTAACCGCGTTTTTCGGCGTTATTCCTTCCGATTAACTACCATTTCTTAAGGGAACCCGACATTTTGGGCGTTATTCCTCTCGATTAATTACCATTTCCCTTGGGAACCCCGCATTTTCGGCGTTATTCCTCCCGATTAACTACCATTACTCTTGGGAACCCGGCATTTTTGGCGTTATTCCTCCTGATTAACTACCATTTCTCAAGGGAACCCCGCATTTTCGACGTTATTCCTCTCGATTAACTACCATTTCTCAAGGGAACCCGGCATTTTCGGCGTTATTCCTCTCGATTAACTACCATTTCTAAAAAGGAACCTGACATTTGCGGCGTTTTTCCTCTCGATTAATTACCATTTCTCAAGGGAACCCGGCATTTTCGGCGTTAATCCTCTCTATTAATTACCATTTCTCATGGAAACCCGGCATTTTCGGTGTTATTCCTCTCGATTAACTACCAGTTCTCTTGGGAACCCCGCATTTTCGGCGTTATTCCTCTCGATTAATTACCATTTCTCAAGGGAACCCCGCATTTTCGGCGTTATTCCTCCCGATTAATTACCATTTCTCAAGGGAACCCCGCATTTTCGGCGTTATTCCTCTCGATTAACTACCAGTTCTCAAGGGAACCCGGCATTTTCGGCGTTATTCCCCTCGATTATCTACCATTTCTCAAGGGAACCCCGCATTTTCGGCGTTATTCCTCTCGATTAACTACCATTTCTCTTGGGGACCCCGCATTTTCGGCGTTATTCCTCTCGATTAACTACCATTTCCCTCGGATCCCCGGCTTTTTCGGCCTTATTCCTCTCGATTAACTACCATTCCAGGCAGCTACCGTCACCTTAGACATTCTATCGCTGAACTTCATCTATTCGCCAATTCATCATGGTCTGCCGGATGTGGCGGCTCCTCGAACCAGCCATTTTTGATCAGTATGTTTGCACCATCTTCAGCAAAATTAGCGATTTCAGCAGACAAGCGAATGAAATTAATTGATATATCTTTTCGTGCACACGAAGCTGCACTTGTTGCATAAAGCCCTGTACTCAGAGCAATGAGGGATGTGGTCATAAACATCATTAGCTTATCTGAAAAGGGCGGTTCAGTGGAATCTGTTACTTCCATATCCCAAGACATATTAACAGGCAAATAACTTTCTTCGAGCATTCCGGCAAATACTTTTGTATGCTTCGCAGCTATATCCCTGCCCCTTACCATGAATTGGCCAACTTCCTTTGATTCGG
It encodes the following:
- a CDS encoding GerAB/ArcD/ProY family transporter encodes the protein MQNLVKVLIPRQLMLLMILSTGLLNHVILIPNLLTAAGRDSWLSVIAAYPISVILICLIYYILKNSTDDGFFPMLRKRLGKMMSILLSIPVIVFLITSTYITFRDLVIWLNAFFLADSSVLLINIMLIIVCFIMTQAGVKYMAISSGVLLPFVMLFGVFISITNTRLKEPGLLFPVLADGFEPIMIGIVYTLSGLLEVYIILLLQPYSQKSFKLKHLIFLLTLLTGLTLGPLTAAIMEFGPEEATRFLYPAHEQWRVLSIGEYISHLDFLALFQWLSGALIRIGLFMYLAGTFFSAKKKHYRLNPKLVIILYLILVGLISIKIETYTFYQFIYKYYLPVSMVFFLSYILLSALIVLVLKKRDEKHGKNKTSKVQSSP
- a CDS encoding DUF2243 domain-containing protein, with the translated sequence MKKENKNLFIAGLILGLGLVGAIDGIVFHQLLQWHHMILSPNIKLEIFTDGLFTALFSAKLLWGGMKIFQDARKDELGTSWKIFTGGIFIGGGAFNIVEGIVDHHILQVHRVRPLAENPLFYDLAFLAIGLLLVIIGFMIKRMEKEA
- a CDS encoding cupin domain-containing protein, encoding MYHPNAYSYPYYPQPHSPVYHTDEMLRSNQDHFQQLCETVLEGVKREASVLELYTQLAEHAPNEEHKQNIIQAIEGKKIYLNHFCNLYYNLTGKQPEYQVGHVAIDHYRDGLRMAYQIEMEGFEENQRGSVLTQLPQVQNVFLWAMSGEQENAARLVSLNNRVTDFGPQPFVVDIEEATKKNNNFRTALWTGKHLQLTLMSINVGEDIGLEVHPELDQFLRLEDGEGMVYMGDSPDRLDFQRKVADDFAIIIPAGKYHNLINTGNKPLKLYSIYAPPQHPFGTVHKTKADAMAAEEEHHQGN
- a CDS encoding DsbA family oxidoreductase, with product MGKRHLEDAIKQINHPIEVTYRCFELDPTAERDIQDNMYEKLAKKYGMTIEQAKANTQNMVQMARNAGLEFNIDTIVLTNTFNAHRLTMFAKTKGLMKEMTERLLRAYFTDSRHIGDPAALAQLAEEVGLNREEAEQMLAGDAFADEVRADEQLAQQYRITGVPFFLINKKYALSGAQPTEMIIKALQKIIAEDEITVLNDNDGMICDDDGCEIPKK
- a CDS encoding spore germination protein, whose protein sequence is MAKTKLLKSNPHHNENGCQKTEELKQQFSKSGDFVSKSHVTENEEFEILFFDTLVDTQYLDQYILPMIAAAKSGSAKEKLRILFQADLVTGKSINDLSQLLFEGNYLFVADKDLLSIKAANIPKRQPEESALETSIRGPKDGFVEDLQTNISLIRRRLNTSTLCVEKYTFGKRSKTKVALMYIEDIIDNRVLEEIHKRLEKVELDILTSIHELDSLIRDRPFSIFPSLDYTGRPDFIVQALNQGRFAILVDGNPTVTYAPISLLLQTKSPEDYYMNYAFVSMERMIRMIGITVSGFLPGVWIAFSAFNIEQIPYLLVATISVSRFGLPLSAPIEMFIILLLFELFNEAGVRLPRAIGQTVAVLGGLIVGDAAIRAGLTSPTMLVVAAITYISSFTLVSQSLSSAITIVRFFVIIMSTFLGLFGVILCYILTVLYLSTISSFGVPYLSSLAPISWRESIKSFLMLPVQFYKSRTTSTSPDDPTRRDK
- a CDS encoding Ger(x)C family spore germination protein, producing the protein MARSIILIISACCIMLSGCSGIKNIQDLTYIVSIGMDYDDDNKEYTVYLQGLNFINVAKQEGGKSADPVPIFVASAKGETLNLAVRNLYKMSEPPLYFGHIKTLVITNRIVQHKFKEVVEEVGKNRSIRPTFHVVTTDEEIEEVFNINALFNYPAVYTVLFKKDTYEIAQNEIRPVTIMKFLRDYYEPMNSSRLPFVKINKTSWKAEKDYPVLYFDGYSVFQNREYKKELEFEDSIFLDWLLEKYIAIDERVEEEGKLAAAVKLESPKLKIKYDEGSSTPKFSIDLSIRADLLEKVQDIPISRLTSLAEEEIKTKLKTFYQDGVENKIDYLNAGEKWFRMHPEQFAELKRTGKFFLEEDSLTDIRVNVQIYNFNSYKYIE